Proteins from one Rosa chinensis cultivar Old Blush chromosome 7, RchiOBHm-V2, whole genome shotgun sequence genomic window:
- the LOC112180043 gene encoding growth-regulating factor 8 isoform X1: MKSRRNGFVETETECCDIGLGLMMETHHQSFPCKKMNQMVTVMPHHEPQFCSGGFDGETASSNSTPLFYNTSNNNNPGITDIYNAASSDFGSVVVPKNLQQPYYSDSLSFSSSVGGMVNVNVRIPFTPAQREELETQTVIYKYIMACLPVPQQLILSITNNPSPNGARDSSRTRGVRDMLVGFSRSLDPEPWRCKRTDGKKWRCSRDIAPDQKYCERHCHKRRSRKHVESIPNLLNNKNANMLNPKPSSFKNNNQTPFSSSMVTPAAASHGQPRALDWFVNGESASVAVSNQEWEQLMPFKLGLNSHTSKRDTDVDFPKQQNESSLNLYGGGSQGLQSQRSHDYLGGALNSNQAQQTRHFIDAWSTERDGNGIDELGQRKRGSVALNQKLPLSSLTLSMSGENSEANEENGNRQMGVGVFGSERQNVTWMSPLSWMSSTPGGPLAEALCLGIASSTRATTASNGCRSSNADVRQEFDLIN, from the exons ATGAAGAGTAGGAGAAATGGGTTTGTGGAAACAGAAACAGAGTGTTGTGATATTGGGTTGGGTTTGATGATGGAAACCCATCACCAATCATTTCCTTGTAAGAAGATGAATCAGATGGTGACGGTGATGCCTCATCATGAGCCTCAATTTTGCAGTGGTGGTTTTGATGGAGAAACAGCTAGTAGTAATAGTACACCTTTGTTTTATAACacaagcaacaacaacaacccagGGATTACTGATATATACAATGCTGCCTCCTCTGATTTTGGTTCAGTTGTGGTGCCAAAGAATCTGCAGCAGCCTTACTACTCTGATAGTTTGTCTTTCAGTTCCTCAG TAGGTGGAATGGTGAATGTGAATGTTAGAATTCCTTTTACTCCAGCTCAGAGAGAAGAGCTTGAGACACAGACTGTGATTTACAAGTATATCATGGCATGCCTCCCTGTCCCTCAACAGTTAATTCTTTCCATCACCAACAATCCATCACCAAATG gaGCAAGAGACTCATCAAGAACAAGAGGAGTGAGAGACATGTTGGTGGGATTTTCTAGGAGCTTGGATCCAGAGCCATGGAGGTGTAAGAGAACCGATGGTAAGAAATGGAGGTGCTCCAGAGACATAGCTCCTGATCAGAAATATTGTGAGAGACACTGCCACAAAAGACGTTCAAGAAAGCATGTGGAATCAATCCCCAACTTACTCAACAACAAGAATGCTAACATGCTAAATCCAAAGCCTTCATCTTTCAAGAATAACAATCAAACTCCATTTTCAAGTTCCATGGTGACTCCTGCTGCTGCATCACATGGCCAACCCAG AGCATTGGACTGGTTCGTGAATGGAGAAAGCGCCTCTGTTGCTGTTTCTAACCAAGAATGGGAGCAATTGATGCCATTCAAGTTGGGTTTGAACAGCCACACCAGCAAGCGTGACACAGATGTGGATTTTCCAAAGCAACAAAATGAGAGCTCACTCAATTTGTATGGGGGTGGTAGCCAAGGTCTGCAGAGTCAGAGGTCACATGACTATTTGGGAGGAGCTTTAAATTCAAATCAGGCACAACAGACAAGGCATTTCATTGATGCTTGGTCCACTGAGAGAGATGGTAATGGCATTGATGAGCTTGGCCAGAGGAAGAGGGGCTCTGTTGCATTAAACCAGAAGCTGCCCCTTTCATCCCTCACTCTATCAATGTCTGGTGAGAATAGTGAAGCCAATGAAGAAAATGGAAATAGGCAAATGGGTGTTGGGGTTTTCGGTTCAGAGAGGCAGAATGTAACATGGATGAGCCCACTTTCATGGATGAGCTCAACACCTGGTGGACCTTTGGCTGAAGCTTTGTGCCTTGGCATTGCCAGTTCCACAAGAGCAACAACAGCCTCTAATGGCTGTAGAAGCTCAAACGCAGATGTTAGAcaagaatttgatttgattaACTAA
- the LOC112180043 gene encoding growth-regulating factor 8 isoform X2, which yields MKSRRNGFVETETECCDIGLGLMMETHHQSFPCKKMNQMVTVMPHHEPQFCSGGFDGETASSNSTPLFYNTSNNNNPGITDIYNAASSDFGSVVVPKNLQQPYYSDSLSFSSSGGMVNVNVRIPFTPAQREELETQTVIYKYIMACLPVPQQLILSITNNPSPNGARDSSRTRGVRDMLVGFSRSLDPEPWRCKRTDGKKWRCSRDIAPDQKYCERHCHKRRSRKHVESIPNLLNNKNANMLNPKPSSFKNNNQTPFSSSMVTPAAASHGQPRALDWFVNGESASVAVSNQEWEQLMPFKLGLNSHTSKRDTDVDFPKQQNESSLNLYGGGSQGLQSQRSHDYLGGALNSNQAQQTRHFIDAWSTERDGNGIDELGQRKRGSVALNQKLPLSSLTLSMSGENSEANEENGNRQMGVGVFGSERQNVTWMSPLSWMSSTPGGPLAEALCLGIASSTRATTASNGCRSSNADVRQEFDLIN from the exons ATGAAGAGTAGGAGAAATGGGTTTGTGGAAACAGAAACAGAGTGTTGTGATATTGGGTTGGGTTTGATGATGGAAACCCATCACCAATCATTTCCTTGTAAGAAGATGAATCAGATGGTGACGGTGATGCCTCATCATGAGCCTCAATTTTGCAGTGGTGGTTTTGATGGAGAAACAGCTAGTAGTAATAGTACACCTTTGTTTTATAACacaagcaacaacaacaacccagGGATTACTGATATATACAATGCTGCCTCCTCTGATTTTGGTTCAGTTGTGGTGCCAAAGAATCTGCAGCAGCCTTACTACTCTGATAGTTTGTCTTTCAGTTCCTCAG GTGGAATGGTGAATGTGAATGTTAGAATTCCTTTTACTCCAGCTCAGAGAGAAGAGCTTGAGACACAGACTGTGATTTACAAGTATATCATGGCATGCCTCCCTGTCCCTCAACAGTTAATTCTTTCCATCACCAACAATCCATCACCAAATG gaGCAAGAGACTCATCAAGAACAAGAGGAGTGAGAGACATGTTGGTGGGATTTTCTAGGAGCTTGGATCCAGAGCCATGGAGGTGTAAGAGAACCGATGGTAAGAAATGGAGGTGCTCCAGAGACATAGCTCCTGATCAGAAATATTGTGAGAGACACTGCCACAAAAGACGTTCAAGAAAGCATGTGGAATCAATCCCCAACTTACTCAACAACAAGAATGCTAACATGCTAAATCCAAAGCCTTCATCTTTCAAGAATAACAATCAAACTCCATTTTCAAGTTCCATGGTGACTCCTGCTGCTGCATCACATGGCCAACCCAG AGCATTGGACTGGTTCGTGAATGGAGAAAGCGCCTCTGTTGCTGTTTCTAACCAAGAATGGGAGCAATTGATGCCATTCAAGTTGGGTTTGAACAGCCACACCAGCAAGCGTGACACAGATGTGGATTTTCCAAAGCAACAAAATGAGAGCTCACTCAATTTGTATGGGGGTGGTAGCCAAGGTCTGCAGAGTCAGAGGTCACATGACTATTTGGGAGGAGCTTTAAATTCAAATCAGGCACAACAGACAAGGCATTTCATTGATGCTTGGTCCACTGAGAGAGATGGTAATGGCATTGATGAGCTTGGCCAGAGGAAGAGGGGCTCTGTTGCATTAAACCAGAAGCTGCCCCTTTCATCCCTCACTCTATCAATGTCTGGTGAGAATAGTGAAGCCAATGAAGAAAATGGAAATAGGCAAATGGGTGTTGGGGTTTTCGGTTCAGAGAGGCAGAATGTAACATGGATGAGCCCACTTTCATGGATGAGCTCAACACCTGGTGGACCTTTGGCTGAAGCTTTGTGCCTTGGCATTGCCAGTTCCACAAGAGCAACAACAGCCTCTAATGGCTGTAGAAGCTCAAACGCAGATGTTAGAcaagaatttgatttgattaACTAA
- the LOC112177318 gene encoding disease resistance protein RUN1-like — MMYKALDREKIKTFFDDHTLKRGENISAALFRAIEVSKISVVICSENYALSSWCLDELVKILECQKSKQQIVIPVFYKVDPAHVRHQTGSFGQALARVKYNKDKVPRWKAALTQVANLSGWTYVDGYESDFIEKIVKEILDVVGLNDQKTKQ, encoded by the exons ATGATGTACAAGGCTTTAGATAGAGAGAAAATCAAGACTTTCTTTGATGATCATACACTCAAGAGAGGAGAAAACATATCAGCAGCACTTTTTCGTGCAATAGAAGTTTCAAAGATTTCTGTGGTTATATGCTCTGAAAACTACGCTTTGTCAAgttggtgcttggatgaacttgtTAAGATCCTTGAATGTCAAAAATCAAAGCAGCAGATTGTTATCCCAGTTTTTTACAAAGTGGATCCTGCACATGTACGACATCAAACTGGTAGTTTTGGTCAAGCCCTTGCCAGGGTGAAATACAACAAGGACAAGGTCCCCAGATGGAAGGCAGCTCTTACACAAGTAGCAAATTTGTCTGGATGGACTTATGTGGACGG GTATGAATCTGATTTTATCGAGAAGATTGTTAAAGAGATATTGGATGTGGTCGGCCTCAACGACCAAAAGACGAAGCAATAA
- the LOC112179207 gene encoding protein BRANCHLESS TRICHOME codes for MEEKMMMTTSSSPETSTNETTTTSTFPSWKLYENPFYNSQPQHQNHSEKQPQCQISTTKNQHCLHLPISARKLAASFWDLTFFKPVMETEMDYTRAQIMELKAELEYERKTRKKLEVINKKLAKDLGEERRAREAFENVCEELAREISSRNSEINRMRKEMDEERKMLRVAEVIREERVQMKLSEAKFLFEEKVFELNSKPIRNEKSAACVDNDDPICSNVVRTNSKSGACSENSGGFSTMAIQRRASPESENPHIKRGIKGFVEFPRVVRAIGSKSRHWGTKLECQKAQLRILLKQKSPIRSNSLIIS; via the coding sequence ATGGaggagaagatgatgatgactaCCAGTAGCAGCCCAGAAACTAGCACAAACGAAACCACTACCACTTCAACTTTCCCAAGCTGGAAACTGTACGAAAACCCATTTTATAATTCTCAACCTCAACATCAAAACCACTCAGAAAAACAACCACAATGCCAAATTAGCACCACCAAGAACCAACATTGCCTTCACCTCCCTATCTCTGCTCGGAAGCTCGCTGCTTCGTTCTGGGATCTCACATTTTTCAAACCCGTAATGGAGACTGAAATGGATTACACAAGAGCCCAGATCATGGAACTGAAAGCTGAGCTTGAATACGAGCGAAAGACGCGAAAGAAGTTGGAGGTGATCAACAAGAAGCTTGCCAAAGATTTGGGTGAGGAAAGGAGGGCGAGAGAAGCATTTGAGAATGTGTGTGAAGAACTGGCGAGAGAGATTTCAAGTCGAAATTCAGAGATTAATAGGATGAGGAAGGAAATGGATGAGGAGAGGAAGATGCTGAGAGTGGCTGAGGTGATTAGAGAAGAAAGAGTTCAGATGAAGCTCTCTGAGGCCAAGTTTCTTTTTGAAGAGAAAGTATTTGAGTTGAATTCCAAACCTATACGAAATGAGAAGTCTGCTGCTTGTGTTGACAATGATGACCCAATTTGTTCCAATGTGGTTAGGACTAATTCGAAGTCGGGGGCCTGCAGTGAAAATAGTGGTGGATTTTCGACAATGGCGATTCAGAGAAGGGCTTCACCGGAATCGGAGAATCCACACATAAAGAGAGGGATCAAGGGGTTTGTGGAATTTCCGAGAGTGGTTCGAGCAATTGGGTCCAAAAGTAGGCATTGGGGTACAAAGCTAGAGTGCCAGAAAGCTCAGCTGAGGATTCTACTGAAGCAAAAGAGCCCCATCAGATCCAATAGTCTCATTATCAGTTAG